The following are from one region of the Silene latifolia isolate original U9 population chromosome 9, ASM4854445v1, whole genome shotgun sequence genome:
- the LOC141598982 gene encoding auxin efflux carrier component 3-like — protein MISWHDLYTVLAAVVPLYVAMILAYGSVRWWKIFSPDQCSGINRFVAIFAVPLLSFHFISSNNPYEMNLRFIAADTLQKLIMLTILTLWTNLTRNGSLEWMITIFSLSTLPNTLVMGIPLLIAMYGPYSGSLMVQIVVLQCIIWYTLLLFLFEYRGAKILIMEQFPETAASIVSFKVDSDVVSLDGRDFLETDAEIGQDGKLHVKVRKSNVSRHSISGMTPRPSNLTGAEIYSLSSSRNPTPRGSNFNTSDFYSMMGYNQGFGGRLSNFGPAELYSVQSSRGPTPRPSNFEENPNPTASPRFGFYPSAPVSGAGAYPAPNPDLVGTGVTKSGGKTQGPPPLQVAAQNNSQQATAVAQPNNNNNNNNNSNNNNHQSKLSHDAKELHMFVWSSSASPVSEVGGLHVFGSNDFGTPDQSGRSDLGAKEIRMLVPDQPNGESKGARRSEDFAREEFSFPADEETELKEGAIRLNKLGSSSTAELHPKTAGEAPETGGGKQMPPASVMTRLILIMVWRKLIRNPNTYSSLIGLIWSLVAFRWHVRMPKIVENSISILSDAGLGMAMFSLGLFMALQPKIIACGNTVATFSMAVRFLTGPAVMAVAAIVIGLRGDLLRIAIVQAALPQGIVPFVFAKEYNNHPAILSTAVIFGMLIALPITLVYYILLGL, from the exons ATGATCTCGTGGCACGACCTCTACACCGTCTTAGCCGCGGTGGTTCCGCTTTACGTAGCCATGATTCTAGCCTATGGCTCGGTCCGGTGGTGGAAAATATTCTCCCCGGACCAATGTTCCGGCATAAACCGATTTGTTGCGATTTTCGCAGTTCCGCTTCTTTCTTTCCATTTTATCTCATCAAACAACCCTTACGAAATGAACCTTCGCTTTATCGCGGCCGACACCCTACAAAAGCTCATAATGTTAACTATATTAACCTTATGGActaatttaactcgaaacggaaGTTTAGAGTGGATGATTACGATTTTCTCGCTTTCGACTTTACCAAATACCTTAGTTATGGGTATTCCCTTATTGATTGCCATGTATGGGCCTTACTCTGGTAGTCTTATGGTACAAATAGTGGTACTCCAATGTATCATTTGGTATACtcttttactcttcctctttGAGTATCGCGGCGCTAAGATACTTATCATGGAACAATTCCCTGAGACGGCTGCGTCCATTGTCTCATTTAAGGTCGATTCTGACGTCGTTTCATTAGACGGTCGGGATTTCCTTGAAACGGATGCTGAAATCGGTCAAGATGGTAAATTACATGTTAAAGTAAGGAAATCGAATGTTTCGAGACACTCGATTTCTGGTATGACTCCTAGACCATCGAATTTAACAGGAGCTGAGATTTATAGTCTCAGCTCCTCGCGTAATCCTACGCCTAGAGGGTCGAATTTTAATACCTCCGATTTTTACTCCATGATGGGGTATAATCAGGGGTTTGGGGGCCGGCTGTCGAATTTTGGGCCGGCGGAATTGTACTCTGTACAATCCTCCAGGGGACCCACGCCCCGCCCCTCCAACTTTGAGGAGAACCCGAACCCGACTGCTTCTCCCAGGTTCGGGTTCTACCCTTCAGCTCCGGTGTCGGGTGCTGGGGCTTACCCAGCCCCGAACCCGGACCTGGTTGGAACTGGGGTCACTAAAAGTGGTGGGAAGACTCAAGGTCCACCACCACTACAAGTAGCAGCTCAGAATAATTCGCAACAAGCGACAGCTGTCGCGCAAccgaataataacaataataataataataatagtaataataataatcatcagAGTAAGTTGAGCCATGATGCTAAGGAGCTTCATATGTTTGTATGGAGCTCTAGTGCTTCCCCTGTATCTGAAGTGGGTGGGCTCCACGTTTTCGGCAGCAATGATTTCGGTACTCCGGACCAATCCGGTCGGTCCGATTTGGGTGCTAAGGAGATACGGATGCTGGTCCCTGATCAACCCAATGGCGAATCTAAAG GTGCTAGAAGAAGTGAGGATTTTGCAAGGGAGGAATTTAGCTTTCCAGCAGACGAGGAAACCGAATTAAAAGAAGGGGCAATTAGATTGAACAAACTCGGGTCAAGTTCAACCGCCGAATTACACCCTAAGACGGCGGGTGAGGCACCGGAGACGGGTGGCGGAAAACAAATGCCACCAGCAAGTGTAATGACAAGATTAATTCTAATAATGGTGTGGAGAAAGCTAATCAGAAATCCGAACACGTACTCGAGTTTGATTGGTTTAATATGGTCCTTGGTTGCCTTTAG GTGGCATGTGAGAATGCCTAAAATAGTTGAGAACTCAATCTCAATATTATCAGATGCTGGACTTGGAATGGCTATGTTTAGCTTAG GTTTATTCATGGCTCTGCAACCAAAGATCATTGCATGTGGAAATACCGTAGCAACCTTTTCAATGGCTGTGAGATTTCTAACCGGACCGGCTGTAATGGCGGTGGCAGCTATTGTCATTGGGTTAAGGGGTGACCTCCTTCGTATTGCGATTGTTCAG GCTGCGCTTCCTCAAGGAATCGTCCCATTTGTCTTCGCAAAAGAGTATAACAATCATCCCGCTATCCTCAGTACTGC AGTGATATTTGGGATGTTGATAGCACTACCAATTACCTTGGTATACTACATTCTCCTAGGACTCTAA